From a single Chitinophaga sp. Cy-1792 genomic region:
- a CDS encoding fumarylacetoacetate hydrolase family protein: MKLVTYLREETDQLAILVDGQLYNTQDLHPDLPTNMQMFLLQWEEVIEIALHADAQLKAGVKPRGVHGIPYDSEHILAPVPFPTSCRDGYAFRQHVAAARRNRKVDMIPEFDEYPIFYFTNHNAIQGPGKISCMPDHFDKLDFELEVAIVVCKHGRNITAAEADEYIGGYMIMNDMSARTLQMEEMKLNLGPAKGKDFSTVIGPMLVTPDELEEFLVPAKPGHTGNNFNLKMTCKVNGVQVSEGSMGDMDWTFAEILERCAYGANILPGDVIGSGTVGTGCFLELNGTGKLNNPDYQEQWLQPGDVVEMEIAGLGILKNTIVKEDSDFSILALKKKA, encoded by the coding sequence ATGAAACTTGTTACTTATTTAAGAGAAGAAACCGACCAGCTGGCCATCCTGGTCGATGGACAGTTATATAATACCCAGGACCTTCATCCTGATTTGCCCACCAATATGCAGATGTTCCTGCTGCAGTGGGAAGAAGTGATAGAAATAGCCTTACATGCCGATGCGCAGCTGAAAGCAGGGGTTAAACCAAGAGGAGTACATGGTATCCCTTACGACAGCGAGCATATCCTGGCGCCTGTGCCATTCCCTACTTCCTGCCGCGATGGCTATGCCTTCCGCCAGCACGTTGCCGCCGCAAGACGTAACCGTAAAGTAGACATGATTCCTGAGTTCGATGAATATCCGATCTTCTATTTTACCAATCACAATGCCATCCAGGGACCTGGTAAAATTTCCTGTATGCCTGACCATTTCGACAAACTCGATTTTGAGCTGGAAGTGGCGATCGTAGTATGCAAGCATGGCCGTAATATCACCGCAGCAGAAGCAGACGAATATATCGGCGGATATATGATCATGAACGATATGAGCGCACGTACCCTGCAGATGGAGGAAATGAAGCTCAATTTAGGCCCGGCAAAGGGAAAAGACTTCAGCACCGTGATCGGCCCTATGCTGGTTACTCCTGATGAGCTGGAAGAATTCCTGGTACCTGCCAAACCTGGTCATACCGGCAACAACTTCAACCTGAAAATGACCTGCAAAGTGAATGGTGTACAGGTAAGTGAAGGTAGTATGGGTGATATGGACTGGACATTTGCTGAAATCCTGGAACGTTGTGCCTATGGCGCCAATATCCTCCCGGGTGATGTCATTGGCAGCGGTACCGTTGGCACCGGCTGCTTCCTGGAATTAAACGGCACCGGCAAGCTGAACAATCCTGATTATCAGGAGCAATGGCTACAGCCCGGTGATGTGGTAGAAATGGAAATTGCAGGCCTCGGCATACTAAAAAATACTATTGTGAAAGAGGACAGCGATTTCTCTATCCTGGCACTGAAGAAAAAAGCATAG
- a CDS encoding DUF4197 domain-containing protein: MLKRSLLVLLGVFSLHTSQAQLLNKLKKLSKTTTTSSTSTTSLSSISESDASSAIKEALSNGVSAGIKKLSVKDGFFGNDIYKMLLPEDAVKIGNTLRQLGMGKLVDNAILQINRSAEKAVGFAAPIFVDAIKEMTLTDALNLVKGGNTSATDYFKGKTTDKLKAAFAPVIKSSLDSTMATKYYGELVTNYNKLPTTFNKVNPDLQDYVTTRAVNALFDQISKEEVNIRANPVARTTDLLKKVFGAK, translated from the coding sequence ATGCTTAAACGATCACTGTTAGTGTTGCTGGGTGTTTTTTCCCTGCATACCAGCCAGGCTCAACTGCTGAATAAACTTAAAAAGCTGAGCAAAACAACTACCACCAGTTCAACATCTACCACTTCCCTATCCAGCATCTCCGAATCTGATGCATCTTCTGCTATCAAAGAGGCACTGTCTAACGGTGTTTCAGCTGGTATTAAGAAGCTGAGCGTGAAAGATGGTTTCTTCGGCAACGATATTTACAAAATGCTGCTGCCTGAAGACGCTGTTAAGATCGGTAACACCCTCCGTCAGTTAGGCATGGGTAAACTGGTAGATAACGCGATCCTCCAGATCAACAGATCTGCTGAAAAAGCAGTAGGATTTGCAGCGCCAATTTTTGTTGACGCTATCAAGGAAATGACGCTGACCGATGCACTCAACCTCGTAAAAGGCGGTAATACATCAGCTACAGATTATTTCAAAGGAAAAACTACCGATAAACTGAAAGCTGCTTTTGCGCCGGTTATTAAAAGCAGTCTGGATAGCACCATGGCTACCAAATATTATGGCGAGCTCGTAACTAACTACAACAAGCTCCCTACCACCTTCAATAAAGTAAATCCTGATTTGCAGGACTACGTTACCACCAGGGCGGTAAATGCACTGTTTGACCAGATCAGCAAAGAAGAAGTGAATATCAGGGCTAATCCTGTGGCAAGAACTACTGATCTCCTGAAGAAAGTATTCGGTGCTAAATAA
- a CDS encoding flavin reductase family protein, translated as MQVNPTDIKTSELHAYLLGAVAPRPICFASTVDADGNPNLSPFSFFNVFGSKPPTLIFSPARRVRDNTVKHTLENIYATKEVVINVVNYAMVQQTSLASCEYPAGVNEFAKAGFTPLASEKIRPFRVKESPVQMECIVREIIETGQEGGAGNLVICEPVMLHIHDDILDSNGKIDPHKIDLVARMGGDFYCRASGDAVFEVEKPNTKLGIGVDALPLSIRNSEILTGNNLGQLGNVNEIPVIEATFNDDHLKQIVQYYSITPDEMEKELHRYAQKLLQAGKIKEAWQVLLSGNF; from the coding sequence ATGCAGGTAAATCCCACAGATATAAAAACCAGTGAGTTACATGCCTATCTCCTGGGCGCAGTAGCGCCAAGGCCTATCTGCTTTGCGAGTACAGTAGATGCGGATGGTAATCCGAACCTTTCGCCCTTTAGCTTTTTCAATGTTTTTGGTTCCAAGCCTCCTACGTTGATTTTCTCACCTGCCCGCAGGGTCAGGGACAATACGGTGAAGCATACACTGGAAAATATATACGCTACCAAAGAAGTGGTTATCAATGTGGTAAACTACGCCATGGTACAGCAAACTTCGCTCGCCAGCTGCGAATATCCGGCAGGTGTCAACGAATTTGCAAAGGCAGGCTTTACGCCACTGGCTTCAGAGAAGATCAGGCCTTTCCGTGTGAAGGAAAGTCCGGTGCAGATGGAATGTATCGTCAGGGAAATCATTGAAACAGGGCAGGAGGGCGGCGCAGGCAACCTCGTTATCTGCGAACCAGTTATGCTGCACATTCATGATGATATCCTCGACAGCAATGGAAAGATCGATCCACATAAGATAGACCTTGTAGCCCGCATGGGTGGCGACTTCTACTGCCGTGCTTCCGGCGATGCCGTTTTTGAAGTGGAAAAGCCCAATACCAAACTCGGTATCGGCGTTGATGCCTTACCGTTATCCATCCGGAACAGTGAAATATTAACCGGGAATAACCTCGGGCAACTGGGCAATGTGAATGAAATACCAGTAATAGAGGCCACGTTTAATGATGATCATCTAAAACAAATCGTCCAGTACTACAGCATTACACCGGATGAAATGGAAAAAGAACTGCATCGTTATGCGCAAAAGCTCCTGCAGGCAGGGAAAATAAAAGAAGCCTGGCAGGTGTTATTGTCGGGAAATTTTTAA